One stretch of Natronobacterium gregoryi SP2 DNA includes these proteins:
- a CDS encoding universal stress protein gives MYDTVFAPTDGSDRSETALAHALDLADRYDATLHTQYVVESSPAFGSTLDDDAEEDIYGSLFDAGERAVDDVVDRAEESGLEVESSVVRGVPHEEILEYVDENDVDIVVMATSGRTGTSRELIGSVAERVIRSSPVPVVTVNVGDE, from the coding sequence ATGTACGATACAGTCTTTGCACCGACCGACGGCTCCGACCGATCAGAGACCGCACTCGCACACGCGCTCGACCTCGCAGATCGATATGACGCGACCCTACACACTCAGTACGTCGTCGAATCGTCGCCGGCGTTCGGAAGCACACTCGACGACGACGCCGAAGAAGACATCTACGGCTCGCTGTTCGACGCCGGCGAGCGAGCCGTCGACGACGTCGTCGACCGTGCCGAGGAGTCCGGACTCGAGGTCGAGTCGTCGGTCGTTCGTGGCGTCCCACACGAGGAGATTCTCGAGTACGTCGACGAGAACGACGTAGACATCGTCGTCATGGCGACATCCGGTCGCACGGGGACGTCCCGGGAACTGATCGGGAGCGTCGCCGAACGGGTCATCCGGTCGTCGCCGGTGCCGGTCGTCACGGTAAACGTGGGAGACGAGTAG
- the sucC gene encoding ADP-forming succinate--CoA ligase subunit beta, producing the protein MRLHEYQAKGVFADAGIPTPASQLASDVDGVVSAADEIGYPVAVKAQVHVGGRGKAGGIELVADADEAREAADSILGMDLKGYHVEQVLVEEAVDFTNELYVGITMDRSEGKPVAMVSTKGGVDIEGVAEEDPDAIAREHVDPSFGMHPYQARKAVYDAGVDESVARDVSSILKTLYDLWESRDGSDVEINPLMVTEDDEVVAADAVMNVDEDALFRQPELAEMEDEAAGGDELEQKADEYDFDYVRLSGNVGIIGNGAGLVMTTLDLVDHYGGEPANFLDVGGGAKAQRIANALDMVFSDDNVDSVVFNIFGGITRGDEVARGINEALEQFDEIPKPVVVRLAGTNWEEGMEILNEDLVTVEQTLEDAVQRSVEYADEVNEQ; encoded by the coding sequence ATGAGACTACACGAATATCAGGCGAAGGGGGTCTTTGCCGATGCTGGCATTCCGACGCCGGCATCACAACTTGCCTCCGACGTCGACGGGGTCGTTTCTGCGGCGGACGAGATCGGGTATCCAGTCGCAGTCAAAGCGCAGGTACACGTCGGTGGGCGTGGGAAGGCCGGTGGGATCGAACTCGTCGCGGACGCCGACGAGGCTCGCGAGGCAGCCGATTCGATTCTTGGGATGGATCTCAAGGGCTATCACGTCGAGCAGGTTCTCGTCGAGGAAGCCGTCGACTTCACCAACGAACTCTACGTCGGGATCACGATGGACCGCAGCGAGGGCAAGCCCGTTGCGATGGTTTCGACCAAAGGTGGGGTCGATATAGAGGGTGTCGCCGAGGAAGATCCCGACGCGATCGCACGCGAGCACGTCGATCCGTCTTTCGGCATGCATCCCTACCAGGCCCGCAAGGCCGTCTACGACGCGGGCGTCGACGAGTCGGTCGCCCGCGACGTCTCGAGTATCCTGAAAACGCTGTACGATCTCTGGGAGAGCCGTGACGGCTCCGACGTCGAGATCAACCCGCTGATGGTCACCGAAGACGACGAGGTCGTCGCGGCCGACGCTGTGATGAACGTCGACGAGGACGCACTGTTCCGCCAGCCCGAACTCGCCGAGATGGAAGACGAAGCCGCCGGCGGGGACGAACTCGAGCAGAAGGCCGACGAGTACGACTTCGACTACGTTCGCCTGTCTGGTAACGTCGGCATCATCGGCAACGGCGCTGGGCTGGTGATGACGACGCTGGATCTCGTCGATCACTACGGCGGCGAACCAGCCAACTTCCTGGATGTCGGCGGTGGCGCGAAAGCCCAGCGTATCGCGAACGCGCTCGATATGGTTTTTTCGGACGACAACGTCGACTCGGTCGTCTTCAACATCTTCGGCGGCATCACTCGCGGTGACGAGGTCGCCCGCGGGATCAACGAGGCGCTCGAGCAGTTCGACGAGATTCCAAAGCCGGTCGTCGTCCGGCTTGCCGGCACGAACTGGGAGGAAGGTATGGAGATTCTGAACGAGGACCTCGTGACGGTCGAACAGACCCTCGAGGACGCGGTTCAGCGTTCCGTCGAGTACGCTGACGAGGTGAACGAACAATGA
- a CDS encoding fumarylacetoacetate hydrolase family protein → MKHVRFRDPAGAVRRGKYQDGIVHFANESYDKESDEIDVLPPCEPSKIVCIGRNYADHADEMDSTVPDQPLLFLKPPSALAGHGDTVTVPAGKDRIDYEAELAVVIGEQCRHVPEDDAMDAVEGITCMNDISNRDDQRQEKNWVRGKAFDGAAPLGPVLATPDEVPDDAAVRSRVNGDLKQDGTRDQLIFPIPELIAEITTYLTLEPGDIIATGTPEGVGPLADGDEIEIEVEGVGTLEHTVCIP, encoded by the coding sequence ATGAAACACGTCCGCTTTCGCGATCCCGCAGGTGCCGTTCGCCGTGGCAAGTATCAGGACGGTATCGTCCACTTCGCGAACGAGAGTTACGACAAAGAAAGCGACGAGATCGATGTCCTGCCGCCCTGTGAACCCTCGAAGATCGTCTGCATCGGTCGCAACTATGCCGACCACGCCGACGAGATGGACTCCACGGTGCCGGACCAGCCGCTGCTCTTCCTGAAACCTCCGAGCGCACTCGCTGGACACGGCGACACCGTCACCGTCCCCGCGGGGAAAGACCGGATCGACTACGAGGCCGAACTGGCCGTCGTCATCGGCGAGCAGTGCCGTCACGTCCCCGAAGACGACGCCATGGACGCCGTCGAGGGGATCACTTGCATGAACGACATCTCGAACCGCGACGACCAGCGTCAGGAGAAAAACTGGGTCCGCGGGAAGGCCTTCGACGGTGCCGCGCCGCTTGGCCCGGTGCTCGCAACGCCGGACGAAGTCCCCGACGACGCCGCCGTCCGCTCGCGCGTCAACGGGGACCTGAAACAGGACGGCACCCGCGACCAGCTCATCTTCCCGATTCCGGAACTGATCGCCGAAATCACGACCTACCTCACTTTAGAACCCGGCGACATCATCGCGACCGGCACCCCCGAAGGCGTCGGCCCGCTCGCAGACGGCGACGAGATCGAGATCGAAGTCGAAGGTGTAGGAACGCTCGAGCACACCGTTTGCATCCCGTAA
- a CDS encoding HalOD1 output domain-containing protein, which yields MTQTLEADSDGVCERIVMAVATLENTEPVELPPLFEAVDPDALTAAFETTESGAERTGRIAFPYAGYDVTVEFGDEPVVTVE from the coding sequence ATGACTCAGACTCTCGAGGCCGACAGTGACGGAGTGTGTGAACGGATCGTGATGGCTGTTGCGACGCTCGAAAACACGGAACCGGTGGAACTCCCGCCGCTGTTCGAGGCGGTCGATCCGGACGCACTGACTGCTGCGTTCGAGACGACCGAGTCGGGGGCAGAACGCACGGGTCGAATCGCATTCCCGTACGCTGGATACGACGTGACGGTTGAATTCGGGGACGAACCTGTCGTCACAGTCGAATAG
- the sucD gene encoding succinate--CoA ligase subunit alpha — MSVLVDDDTRVVVQGITGGEGKFHAEQMMEYGTNVVAGAVPGKGGQEAVGVPVYDTVHEAVEEENADTSVVFVPPAFAGDAIFEALDADLDLAVAITEGIPTQDMAKVNKRLSETDTRLVGPNCPGLITPGEAKLGILPGNIFAEGNVGLVSRSGTLTYQVVDNLTARGIGQTTAIGIGGDPIIGTSFIDALELFENDPDTEAIVMCGEIGGEDEEQAAAFIDEHVDTPVAGFIAGRTAPPGKRMGHAGAIVSGSGTGTAESKISALNDAGVPVGDTPEEVADHIAEFL; from the coding sequence ATGAGCGTTTTAGTCGACGACGACACGCGCGTCGTGGTACAGGGCATCACTGGCGGGGAAGGAAAGTTCCACGCCGAACAGATGATGGAGTACGGGACCAACGTCGTTGCCGGTGCGGTCCCGGGGAAGGGCGGTCAGGAGGCTGTCGGCGTTCCCGTCTACGACACGGTCCACGAAGCCGTCGAAGAGGAAAACGCCGACACGTCTGTCGTCTTCGTCCCGCCGGCGTTCGCGGGCGACGCCATCTTCGAGGCGCTCGATGCGGACCTCGATCTCGCCGTCGCGATCACGGAGGGTATCCCGACCCAGGACATGGCCAAAGTCAACAAGCGCCTCTCGGAGACCGATACGCGACTCGTCGGTCCGAACTGTCCCGGTCTCATCACGCCCGGTGAGGCCAAACTCGGCATTCTCCCCGGCAACATCTTCGCCGAGGGGAACGTCGGTCTCGTCTCGCGTTCGGGCACTCTGACCTACCAGGTCGTCGACAACCTCACCGCTCGTGGTATCGGCCAGACGACCGCGATCGGGATCGGTGGCGACCCGATCATCGGCACGAGCTTCATCGATGCCCTCGAGTTGTTCGAGAACGACCCCGACACCGAGGCAATCGTCATGTGCGGCGAGATCGGTGGCGAAGACGAAGAGCAGGCCGCAGCCTTCATCGACGAACACGTCGACACGCCCGTTGCAGGCTTCATCGCCGGCCGCACCGCGCCGCCGGGCAAGCGCATGGGCCATGCCGGTGCGATCGTCTCTGGCTCCGGGACCGGCACTGCCGAGAGCAAGATTTCGGCTCTGAACGACGCCGGCGTCCCGGTCGGTGACACTCCCGAGGAAGTTGCCGATCATATAGCGGAGTTTCTCTAG
- a CDS encoding DUF5795 family protein, whose protein sequence is MSENRVVQGRMVTAKKLAELVEDDSVMEAESIEDADRACPDCGGGVLQVGYMPSVTEFVTGWKCQDCDWSETDRN, encoded by the coding sequence GTGAGCGAGAATCGCGTCGTTCAGGGTCGAATGGTCACAGCCAAGAAACTCGCAGAGCTCGTCGAGGATGACTCGGTCATGGAGGCCGAATCGATCGAGGACGCCGACAGGGCGTGTCCCGACTGCGGCGGTGGCGTTTTGCAAGTCGGGTACATGCCTTCCGTCACCGAGTTCGTCACCGGCTGGAAGTGCCAGGACTGTGATTGGAGTGAAACCGACCGGAACTGA
- a CDS encoding UbiA family prenyltransferase yields MYPPAARLGRWVRTLEKGLRILVHSNLFISIATTSVAVTTARLVGLPLEALPLFVVFAATLFVYTVNRLTDLEEDEQNVPQRAAFTKRYGRRWLGLGSFLYLVAVVASLALGLPGTGYMLAPLLAVVLYSQVGIKRVFFLKNLFVGLAWGAIPLGVGYYYGQLWTAEILFLTGYVAAMITVAAVIFDVKDIQGDIEEGISTIPNTVGPEQTRQVAQLGNAAVAIAVVSVVTAGLVPTRLLAVLSMNAYVASYVPFATPDRGPLFYGFVVDGEHVFLAGVVVGLEWLLW; encoded by the coding sequence ATGTACCCGCCCGCTGCGCGCCTCGGTCGATGGGTCCGCACGCTCGAGAAGGGCCTTCGTATACTGGTCCACAGCAACCTCTTTATATCGATCGCGACCACGAGCGTCGCGGTGACGACGGCCCGCCTGGTCGGTCTCCCGCTCGAGGCGCTGCCACTTTTCGTCGTCTTCGCTGCGACGCTTTTCGTCTACACGGTCAACAGACTCACAGATCTCGAGGAAGACGAGCAAAACGTCCCACAGCGTGCGGCGTTTACGAAACGGTACGGACGACGCTGGCTGGGCCTTGGCTCGTTCCTCTATCTCGTTGCGGTCGTCGCCTCGCTCGCGCTCGGTCTGCCGGGGACGGGCTACATGCTGGCACCGCTTCTCGCCGTCGTCCTCTACTCGCAGGTCGGCATCAAGCGCGTGTTTTTCCTAAAGAACCTCTTCGTGGGGCTCGCCTGGGGAGCGATCCCACTTGGCGTCGGCTACTACTACGGACAGCTCTGGACCGCCGAAATCCTGTTTCTGACCGGCTACGTCGCCGCCATGATCACGGTCGCTGCAGTGATCTTCGACGTCAAAGACATCCAGGGCGATATCGAGGAAGGAATCTCGACGATTCCAAACACCGTCGGTCCAGAACAGACGCGGCAAGTAGCACAGCTCGGAAACGCCGCCGTCGCGATAGCCGTCGTCTCGGTCGTGACAGCAGGACTCGTTCCGACTCGGCTACTGGCCGTCCTCTCGATGAACGCATACGTCGCCAGCTACGTCCCGTTTGCGACACCTGACCGGGGGCCGCTGTTTTATGGGTTCGTCGTCGACGGCGAACACGTCTTCTTAGCCGGCGTCGTCGTCGGACTCGAGTGGCTACTGTGGTGA
- a CDS encoding universal stress protein has protein sequence MTAHVLVPVDGSAAADTALEYAHEQFPNAGLTLLYVMDPMADYSRRRSFPGYRDDDEFTNEREKGELVLENAIERLPDDASIETTLESGDPADAIVRYTDDGDVDHVVIGSHGRKSVARFLLGSVAEAVVRRSVVPVTVVRPDE, from the coding sequence ATGACCGCTCACGTTCTCGTCCCCGTCGACGGATCGGCTGCTGCCGATACCGCACTCGAGTACGCTCACGAACAGTTCCCGAACGCGGGACTGACGCTGCTGTACGTGATGGACCCGATGGCCGACTACAGCCGCCGCCGATCGTTCCCAGGCTACCGGGACGACGACGAATTCACGAACGAACGGGAAAAAGGCGAACTCGTCCTCGAGAACGCAATCGAGAGGCTGCCAGACGACGCGTCGATCGAAACGACACTCGAGAGTGGTGACCCCGCGGATGCAATCGTCCGCTACACCGACGACGGAGACGTAGACCACGTCGTGATCGGAAGCCACGGTCGGAAATCCGTTGCCCGATTTTTGCTCGGCAGCGTCGCGGAGGCAGTCGTTCGCCGGTCGGTCGTGCCAGTGACGGTCGTGCGACCTGACGAGTAG